In Aliamphritea ceti, a single window of DNA contains:
- a CDS encoding bacterioferritin-associated ferredoxin, whose amino-acid sequence MRMNTMYVCICHGVTDKKIEASIEEGATTMKQLSTQLGVASQCGKCARVTKKILNEKLLALAENAAQVA is encoded by the coding sequence ATGAGAATGAATACAATGTACGTCTGCATTTGCCACGGTGTGACCGACAAAAAAATTGAAGCCAGTATTGAAGAAGGCGCAACCACAATGAAGCAGTTGTCTACACAACTGGGAGTGGCGAGTCAGTGTGGGAAGTGTGCCCGCGTGACTAAGAAAATTCTTAATGAGAAGTTACTGGCGCTTGCAGAAAACGCTGCCCAGGTAGCCTGA